GGGCTTTTTTTATAGGTAACAgtggaaaccctagaaaaaggTTTTATGATAAATATACTCTCAGGGAAGAATCAGCCAGGGATGCTTGTTTCGGTATTAGAAGCCTTTGAGGATATTGGGCTTAACGTTCTTGAAGCTAGGGTTTCATGTACCGACTCCTTTAGCTTGCATGCCATGGGAGTCGAGGTAATTAATCTAATCACCACACCTCATATATATCTGTATACATTTATTCTATATCGTAGTTAATTAAAATGATTTGCGAATATATGGTTTGGAAAATGTTTGTATGaagttcttgaatcttgatacAAAAGAGCTGCTTcggttttgtccaaaaaaaaaaaaaagagtgttgaTTCGGCAATGGCGTGTCATCATATGAATTTACGAACTTTATGTGGTTTCACTTACTTTATTACATACATTGAAAATTAATGCCTGTGATTTTGCTGGTGAAAATTTcagaatattaaataaagtGAGCAATCTCAACACACACACGCACACgcatacaaaatataaaaacatgtGTTGTCTATGTCGATATGTGTGTGTTGgcatgaataataatatatttaatgattACGCCActgttaataataaaaatgtagaatgaagaaggagaaaataTGGATGCTGAAGCAGTGAAACAGGCAGTGACAGATGCAATGAGGAGCTGGCTGGGGTGAAAGCAATGATCCACAGATCTAGATTgacccactttttttttttttttacctttatatatttatttcttattatacaaaatataataacacaaTTTCTATAGTATTtttgctcttctttttttctgtccaTCTTTGTAGCCCTGAATCTTCCCCTAAAAAGGGataatgaagaaaaatcaatggtatgtttctatatatattccacatatgcaaatacaaaataCGTATTCAATATATAGCTAGTAAGTAGGTATTAGTCACCAAACTGATACATATCAATCGAGTACAGTTAAAAATTTGTTCATATGTTAGATTAGA
The sequence above is drawn from the Camelina sativa cultivar DH55 chromosome 4, Cs, whole genome shotgun sequence genome and encodes:
- the LOC104782523 gene encoding transcription factor SCREAM2-like, with the translated sequence MVSREQKRGSLQEKFQLLRSITNSHAENDTSIIMDASKYIQTLKQKVERFNEGPTAEQSSSEPTDPTTPMVTVETLEKGFMINILSGKNQPGMLVSVLEAFEDIGLNVLEARVSCTDSFSLHAMGVENEEGENMDAEAVKQAVTDAMRSWLG